One stretch of bacterium DNA includes these proteins:
- a CDS encoding DUF5678 domain-containing protein, with protein sequence MDKDDKWIIEHFEEIVDNFGGLYIAVVNEKIVASNLSAKMAEEEALEKCPEKRPSVLMVPRKEDLICVL encoded by the coding sequence GATAATTGAGCATTTTGAGGAGATTGTAGACAACTTTGGAGGGCTTTATATTGCTGTAGTTAATGAAAAGATTGTAGCAAGCAATCTTTCTGCAAAGATGGCTGAAGAAGAGGCATTGGAGAAATGTCCAGAAAAGAGACCATCTGTCCTTATGGTTCCAAGAAAGGAAGACCTTATATGCGTTCTATAG